From the Gallaecimonas mangrovi genome, one window contains:
- a CDS encoding NAD(P)H-dependent oxidoreductase, which produces MKVLVIYAHPEASSLNGALRDHALQHLRNAGHEVQLSDLYAMNWKTTLDAADFPERDLNQPFHASLDSKRAYANGSQSADIAAEQTKLEWADAVIFQFPLWWFSVPAIMKGWFDRVYAYGFAYGVGEHSDHHWGDRYGEGKLAGKRAMVLVTTGGWASHYSARGINGPIDDILFPIQHGLLFYPGFSVLEPMVVYRTSKMDGARYGELCRELERRLDTLQSAPVIPYRRQNHGDYTIPDLELKDHIKAGEGSFAVHLAD; this is translated from the coding sequence ATGAAGGTCTTAGTGATTTATGCCCACCCTGAAGCGTCATCCCTGAATGGAGCGCTGCGAGACCACGCATTGCAGCACCTGCGTAACGCCGGGCATGAGGTGCAGCTTTCTGACTTGTATGCCATGAACTGGAAGACGACCTTAGACGCTGCCGACTTCCCGGAGCGAGATTTGAACCAGCCTTTCCATGCCTCCCTGGACTCGAAGCGGGCTTACGCCAATGGCAGTCAAAGTGCCGATATCGCGGCCGAGCAGACCAAGCTGGAATGGGCCGATGCGGTTATCTTTCAGTTTCCACTATGGTGGTTCTCGGTGCCGGCGATTATGAAGGGCTGGTTCGACAGGGTTTACGCCTATGGCTTTGCTTACGGGGTTGGGGAGCATTCCGACCATCACTGGGGTGACCGTTACGGTGAAGGCAAGCTTGCCGGTAAACGGGCCATGGTGCTGGTTACCACGGGCGGCTGGGCCAGCCATTACAGCGCTCGTGGTATCAATGGGCCCATCGACGATATTCTTTTCCCTATCCAGCACGGGTTGCTGTTTTACCCGGGTTTTTCGGTATTAGAGCCGATGGTTGTCTATCGCACCAGCAAGATGGATGGGGCTCGCTATGGTGAGTTGTGCCGAGAGTTGGAGCGACGTCTTGATACCTTGCAAAGTGCACCGGTTATTCCTTACCGGCGTCAGAACCACGGCGACTACACCATTCCCGACCTGGAACTCAAGGACCATATCAAGGCAGGTGAGGGTAGCTTTGCTGTTCATCTAGCCGACTAG
- a CDS encoding NAD(P)H-quinone oxidoreductase: MKAITFEQFGASDVLELNVVPDPIVRPTDLLVRTHAAGVNRADLTHRRGGYGRPDFGDSTIMGLEIAGEVIALGDKVEGFKVGDRVMGIVGGGAYAEQARIDYRMAMPIPEDMDYIHAAAITEVFVTANEALINLGDLKANETVLIHAGAGGVGGAAVQLARATGARVITTAQKAAHDLVKRLGADHAIDYETEDFAKVVAELTDNQGVDLILDFIGAPYLERNVNSLNFGGRLVQIGIMGGVENAKLPLDRVLYRHLRIMGTVMKSRSQEVKHAMSHRFAKRWLSQFSEDGLYPVIDSVYPLKEAGKAQQRMEDGLNVGKIVLTM, translated from the coding sequence ATGAAAGCCATTACTTTTGAACAATTTGGTGCATCAGACGTACTTGAGTTAAACGTTGTACCAGACCCCATTGTTCGCCCTACCGATTTACTGGTACGCACCCATGCTGCGGGTGTAAACCGCGCTGACCTCACCCATCGTCGCGGTGGTTACGGCAGGCCTGACTTTGGCGACTCCACCATCATGGGGCTAGAGATCGCCGGAGAGGTGATTGCGTTAGGCGACAAGGTAGAAGGATTTAAAGTAGGTGACCGTGTAATGGGTATTGTCGGCGGTGGCGCCTATGCCGAACAAGCCCGTATTGACTACCGTATGGCGATGCCTATTCCCGAAGACATGGATTACATCCATGCGGCAGCCATCACGGAGGTATTTGTTACCGCCAATGAAGCCCTCATCAACCTCGGCGACCTTAAAGCCAATGAAACAGTGCTTATTCACGCAGGGGCTGGTGGTGTCGGCGGTGCGGCTGTGCAGCTCGCTAGAGCCACCGGTGCCAGGGTTATTACCACTGCCCAAAAAGCCGCCCACGACCTGGTTAAACGTCTAGGCGCCGACCACGCCATTGACTATGAGACAGAGGACTTTGCCAAGGTGGTGGCAGAACTCACTGATAACCAAGGTGTTGACCTTATTCTAGACTTCATCGGTGCGCCTTATTTAGAGCGTAACGTGAACTCACTTAATTTTGGTGGCCGCTTGGTGCAAATCGGGATCATGGGTGGTGTAGAAAACGCCAAACTGCCATTAGACCGCGTCTTGTATCGCCACCTACGGATCATGGGCACAGTGATGAAGTCACGCTCTCAAGAGGTGAAACACGCCATGTCACACCGCTTTGCAAAGCGTTGGCTCTCACAATTTAGTGAAGACGGTTTATACCCGGTTATCGACAGCGTCTACCCATTAAAAGAAGCTGGTAAGGCGCAGCAGCGCATGGAAGATGGTCTCAACGTTGGCAAAATTGTACTGACGATGTGA
- a CDS encoding carboxymuconolactone decarboxylase family protein: MKPIDFTSPRAAAKAFTPKLTNYVEQPLYSEVWTDSDLAPRDRSLITIAALVALNHANELPAHLRRGLENGLTKTELSALITHLAFYAGFPAAITASAYADATFNSLDA; the protein is encoded by the coding sequence ATGAAACCCATCGACTTTACTAGCCCCCGCGCCGCGGCAAAGGCCTTTACGCCGAAGCTGACCAACTACGTGGAGCAGCCGCTTTATTCCGAGGTTTGGACAGATAGCGACTTGGCACCACGTGACCGCAGCCTCATTACTATTGCCGCCTTGGTTGCCCTTAACCATGCCAACGAGTTACCCGCCCATCTGCGGCGCGGACTAGAAAACGGCCTGACCAAAACCGAGCTTAGCGCCCTGATAACGCATCTGGCGTTTTATGCAGGGTTCCCGGCCGCCATTACGGCATCGGCATACGCCGACGCCACCTTCAACAGCCTTGATGCATAA
- a CDS encoding NAD-dependent succinate-semialdehyde dehydrogenase, giving the protein MKQQHYDSLYLFINGTWLEAGSRDTAAVVNPATEKTIGRVPLATADDLELALNAANSSFNVWRNTVPAKRAQIMKDAAALMRQRAEHIATQMTLEEGKPLHESRDEVLRAAEYFEWFAEEARRIDGRVVPSNRPGVQQLVKRQAIGPVAAFTPWNFPAITPARKLAAALAAGCSVIIKPGEESPATALALARCLDEAGLPKGVLQVVFGVPDQVSATLIASPIIRKVAFTGSVPVGRLLSERAAAGVKPITLELGGHGPVLVFDDADIEAAAVGGAANRFRGTGQICISSTRFLIQRSAYPQFVEQFVAATKELTIGDGLTEEVQVGPLANQRQLDKMASLVADAVAQGAKVLTGGKRIDRPGYFFEPTVLIDVPMSARIMHEEPFGPIAVLLPFDQLADGLAEANRLPYALSAYAFTSNARTALDVGDGLEAGMIGINQYRIIATELPFGGMKESGHGSEGGTEGIGHYLTNKFISQI; this is encoded by the coding sequence ATGAAACAGCAACACTACGACTCACTTTACCTTTTTATCAACGGCACTTGGCTCGAGGCCGGCAGCCGCGACACCGCTGCAGTAGTTAATCCGGCGACAGAGAAAACCATTGGCCGAGTACCGCTGGCCACTGCCGACGATCTTGAGCTGGCGTTAAACGCCGCTAACAGCAGCTTTAATGTTTGGCGTAACACAGTGCCTGCCAAACGCGCGCAAATCATGAAAGACGCAGCAGCCTTGATGCGTCAACGCGCCGAACATATCGCTACCCAAATGACGCTGGAAGAAGGCAAGCCCCTTCACGAAAGTCGCGATGAAGTACTGCGCGCTGCCGAGTATTTCGAATGGTTTGCAGAAGAGGCACGCCGCATCGATGGCCGCGTGGTACCGTCTAACCGGCCAGGGGTTCAGCAGTTAGTAAAACGCCAAGCCATAGGCCCAGTAGCGGCATTTACCCCTTGGAACTTCCCCGCCATTACCCCAGCCAGAAAACTCGCAGCCGCTTTAGCTGCCGGATGTAGCGTTATCATCAAACCTGGTGAAGAAAGCCCAGCAACGGCGCTGGCCTTGGCCCGGTGCCTTGATGAAGCCGGTTTGCCAAAAGGGGTATTACAGGTGGTGTTTGGCGTGCCCGACCAGGTTTCTGCAACGCTAATAGCCTCGCCCATCATTCGAAAAGTCGCCTTTACCGGTTCGGTTCCGGTTGGCCGCCTGCTTTCGGAACGTGCTGCTGCCGGCGTGAAGCCTATAACCCTCGAGCTTGGCGGCCATGGCCCGGTTCTGGTCTTTGATGACGCCGACATCGAAGCAGCGGCAGTAGGTGGTGCGGCGAATCGCTTCCGCGGTACCGGCCAGATCTGCATTTCGTCAACCCGCTTTCTTATTCAACGCAGCGCCTATCCGCAGTTTGTCGAACAATTTGTTGCCGCCACCAAGGAATTGACTATCGGTGATGGCTTAACCGAAGAAGTACAGGTTGGCCCCCTAGCTAACCAACGTCAGCTGGACAAAATGGCCTCGTTAGTCGCTGATGCTGTCGCTCAAGGCGCCAAAGTCCTTACCGGCGGCAAGCGCATTGACCGCCCTGGTTACTTTTTTGAGCCCACCGTGCTAATCGATGTGCCGATGAGCGCTCGCATCATGCATGAAGAACCCTTTGGCCCTATTGCAGTGTTGCTGCCCTTTGACCAACTGGCGGACGGCTTGGCCGAAGCTAACCGCCTGCCCTACGCCCTTTCTGCTTACGCCTTTACCAGCAACGCTCGCACTGCACTGGATGTTGGTGACGGCTTGGAAGCCGGAATGATTGGCATCAATCAATACCGGATCATCGCTACCGAGTTGCCCTTTGGTGGCATGAAAGAAAGTGGCCACGGTTCTGAAGGCGGCACCGAAGGCATAGGCCATTACCTAACCAACAAGTTCATCAGCCAAATCTGA
- a CDS encoding LysR family transcriptional regulator produces MINFKGLDLNLLMTLNVLLKERNVTRTARRLHLSQPSVSVQLKKLREMFGDPLLLPGPRGMTPTVLAESLQAPLAEALGALEQVVQPAREFDPATAKGTWRLAAADYGEATILRQALPSILRQAPQCRIAVSQIKPATLATSMENDELDLAFHTADGAPPGLKSNTLFTEHYVLAGRQDHPQLQQPLDMESFCRLEHVIVSPNGGGFSGGTDQILAMLGHKRNVVLSVPHFNFMCQLLESSDLVAMVPSRLIAGTLLKTLSVPFQAPHFEMVMLWHEKYHNDTAHRWLRRSIRDSILARPC; encoded by the coding sequence ATGATTAATTTCAAAGGATTGGACCTTAACCTGCTGATGACACTCAACGTGTTACTCAAGGAGCGCAACGTTACCCGTACCGCGCGGCGTCTGCACCTTTCGCAGCCATCGGTTAGTGTGCAATTGAAAAAATTGCGGGAGATGTTTGGTGACCCGTTGCTGCTGCCAGGCCCAAGAGGCATGACACCGACGGTGTTGGCAGAGAGCCTCCAGGCGCCTTTGGCCGAAGCGTTAGGCGCCCTAGAACAAGTGGTGCAGCCAGCCAGGGAATTTGACCCGGCTACCGCCAAAGGTACTTGGCGCCTTGCTGCCGCCGACTACGGCGAGGCCACCATTTTACGCCAGGCACTACCCTCAATTTTGCGCCAGGCGCCGCAGTGCCGTATCGCCGTCAGCCAGATCAAACCTGCTACTTTGGCCACCAGCATGGAAAATGACGAGCTGGACCTGGCCTTTCATACTGCCGACGGCGCACCTCCCGGCTTGAAGAGCAACACCCTTTTTACTGAACACTATGTGCTGGCCGGGCGCCAAGACCACCCTCAACTGCAGCAGCCATTGGATATGGAAAGCTTTTGTCGCCTGGAGCATGTGATAGTTTCACCCAATGGCGGCGGCTTCAGCGGTGGTACAGACCAGATATTAGCCATGCTCGGCCATAAACGAAATGTGGTGCTCTCTGTACCGCACTTCAACTTCATGTGCCAGTTACTGGAAAGCTCAGATCTGGTGGCCATGGTGCCTTCTCGGCTTATAGCGGGCACCCTGCTAAAAACACTATCCGTCCCCTTTCAGGCGCCCCATTTTGAGATGGTGATGCTCTGGCACGAGAAGTATCACAACGACACGGCTCATCGCTGGCTGCGAAGATCCATAAGAGACTCGATACTCGCCCGCCCCTGCTAG
- a CDS encoding LysR family transcriptional regulator, protein MRSEKFAEFLGVFVDVAHENSFSGAARRRGRTPSSIGRQIDALEDHLDTPLFLRSTRHLTLTDAGEALLVRAKGILDSIEDVQQELASMKGEVTGVLRVACYPTFGKRYVLPVMAQLTRLHPELRLHLDLTERLADPVTERLDLVIRIGDMADSSLIASRIALQKRVLCASPDYIAAAGTPQSLADVASHRLIDKLHGADLLGWSAVLGHAANAQDSDVTVFGCDDFEAMREAAVQGVGVAYLPDWVVGQDVQAGRLTVLLPECQSATGIYALRALRQPPARVTVFLDALRAFIGQPPIWSIDDFNK, encoded by the coding sequence ATGCGATCAGAAAAATTTGCGGAATTTCTCGGGGTTTTTGTTGATGTAGCCCATGAAAACAGCTTTTCAGGCGCCGCCCGCCGCCGGGGCCGTACACCTTCCTCAATAGGCCGGCAAATCGATGCCTTAGAAGATCACCTTGATACGCCTTTATTTCTTCGTTCAACCCGGCACCTAACCCTGACCGATGCCGGCGAAGCGTTGTTGGTAAGAGCGAAAGGGATATTGGATTCCATAGAAGATGTGCAGCAAGAGCTGGCTTCTATGAAAGGGGAGGTCACGGGCGTACTGCGCGTTGCCTGCTATCCGACCTTTGGTAAGCGTTATGTGCTGCCGGTAATGGCGCAGCTTACCCGCTTGCACCCCGAACTTCGATTACACCTTGACCTTACCGAGCGGCTAGCTGACCCCGTGACGGAACGCCTGGACTTGGTGATCCGTATCGGTGATATGGCAGATAGCAGTTTGATAGCTAGCCGGATAGCACTGCAAAAACGGGTTCTTTGCGCCAGTCCTGACTACATAGCTGCTGCCGGCACTCCCCAATCGTTGGCTGATGTGGCCTCCCATAGGCTTATCGATAAATTGCATGGTGCAGATCTCTTAGGTTGGTCAGCAGTACTGGGACATGCGGCCAATGCCCAAGACAGTGATGTTACCGTTTTCGGCTGTGACGATTTCGAAGCCATGCGTGAGGCGGCGGTGCAAGGGGTAGGCGTTGCCTATTTACCCGACTGGGTTGTCGGCCAAGACGTTCAGGCCGGGCGCCTTACCGTGCTTTTACCAGAATGTCAGAGCGCCACCGGCATTTATGCACTCCGTGCGCTGCGGCAACCTCCGGCTCGCGTCACGGTATTTCTTGATGCTCTTAGAGCCTTTATTGGCCAGCCGCCAATATGGTCGATAGACGACTTCAACAAATAG